The following coding sequences lie in one Arachis stenosperma cultivar V10309 chromosome 5, arast.V10309.gnm1.PFL2, whole genome shotgun sequence genomic window:
- the LOC130980235 gene encoding DEAD-box ATP-dependent RNA helicase 7-like — translation MPSLALSNGAVPSPKDTKKHKSKKEKKENNVDDAQAQQLHDAVSETKKKSSKKRKKLSSDEDEDDQKSETSSELVEPQNDEGLKSKEKKKSKKEKNKKAKLDMDEEEEEEEEVLKKEEDPNAITNFRISEPLRAKLKEKGIESLFPIQAMTFDIILDGSDLVGRARTGQGKTLAFVLPILESLINGPAKAFRKTGFGRAPSVLVLLPTRELASQVYADFEVYGGAMGLSSCCLYGGAPYQTQESKLRRGVDIVVGTPGRVKDHIERENIDLSQLKFRVLDEADEMLRMGFVEDVELILGKVQDVSKVQTLLFSATLPDWVKHISGKFLKPDKKTADLVGNAKMKASTNVRHIVLPCNVSARAQLIPDIIRCYSSGGRTIIFTEKKESASELAGLLPGARALHGDIQQSQREVTLAGFRSGKFMTLVATNVAARGLDINDVQLIIQCEPPRDVEAYIHRSGRTGRAGNTGVAVMLYDPRRSNVSKIERESGVKFEHISAPQPDDIAKAVGGEAAEMITQVSDSVIPAFKSAAEELLNNSGLSAADLLAKALAKAVGFTEIKKRSLLTSMENYVTLLLEIGKPMFTPSFVFGILRRFLPEEQVEAVQGLTLTADGNGAVFDVPAKDLDIYLAGQQKAGNVSLEVLKTLPRLQEREQSRGGRFGGGRGFNDRNGGNRFGRGGGRNGRFGQNDRFSNGRGNFNKGGKRW, via the exons ATGCCTTCCCTTGCTCTCTCAAACGGCGCCGTTCCCTCCCCTAAGGACACCAAAAAACACAAAtccaaaaaggaaaagaaagaaaacaacgTCGACGACGCTCAGGCTCAGCAGCTACACGACGCCGTTTCTGAAACCAAGAAGAAAAGCtccaagaagaggaagaagctCTCCTCTGATGAGGATGAGGACGATCAGAAGAGTGAGACTAGCTCTGAGCTCGTTGAGCCTCAGAATGATGAAGGCTTGAAATccaaggagaagaagaagagcaagaaggagaagaataagAAGGCCAAGTTGGACATGgatgaggaagaggaggaggaagaagaggttcTCAAAAAGGAGGAGGATCCTAACGCCATTACCAACTTCAGAATCTCCGAGCCTCTTAGGGCAAAGCTCAAGGAGAAGGGAATTGAGTCTCTCTTCCCGATTCAGGCCATGACCTTCGATATCATCCTCGATGGCTCTGATTTGGTTGGTCGCGCTCGCACCGGTCAG GGTAAAACTCTGGCTTTTGTGTTGCCCATACTAGAGTCTTTAATCAATGGTCCTGCCAAAGCGTTCAGAAAGACCGGTTTTGGGAGGGCTCCAAGTGTCCTTGTTCTTTTACCCACCAGGGAATTGGCAAGTCAG GTGTATGCTGATTTTGAAGTTTATGGTGGAGCAATGGGATTGAGTTCTTGCTGTTTATATGGTGGGGCTCCATACCAGACTCAAGAGAGTAAGCTTAGGAGAGGAGTTGATATTGTTGTTGGCACTCCAGGTCGTGTGAAG GATCATATAGAGAGGGAAAATATTGACCTGAGCCAGCTAAAGTTCCGTGTCCTTGATGAGGCTGATGAGATGCTCCGAATGGGTTTTGTTGAAGATGTGGAATTAATTCTAG GCAAGGTACAAGATGTTAGCAAAGTTCAGACACTTCTTTTCAGTGCTACTTTGCCAGACTGGGTTAAGCAT ATTTCTGGAAAATTTCTGAAACCAGATAAAAAAACTGCAGATCTGGTGGGAAATGCAAAAATGAAGGCTAGCACCAATGTTAGACATATTGTTCTTCCATGTAACGTTTCTGCCAGGGCCCAGCTTATCCCAGACATTATACGCTGTTATAGCag TGGAGGCCGAACAATTATATTTACTGAGAAAAAGGAGTCTGCTTCTGAGCTTGCCGGCTTGTTGCCCGGAGCAAGAGCTCTACATGGTGATATACAGCAATCACAACGTGAG GTTACACTGGCTGGTTTTAGGTCTGGGAAATTCATGACTTTGGTTGCCACAAATGTGGCAGCGAGGGGTTTAGATATTAATGATGTTCAGTTAATTATCCAG TGTGAGCCCCCACGTGATGTAGAAGCCTACATTCATCGATCTGGGCGCACAGGAAGAGCAG GAAATACGGGAGTTGCTGTAATGCTTTATGATCCCAGGCGATCAAATGTATCTAAAATAGAAAGGGAATCGGGTGTGAAATTTGAGCACATATCTGCCCCCCAGCCTGATGATATTGCCAAAGCTGTTGGTGGAGAAGCTGCTGAAATGATTACCCAAGTGTCTGATAG TGTGATTCCTGCGTTCAAGTCTGCGGCCGAGGAGCTTTTGAACAACTCTGGTTTATCAGCTGCTGATCTACTTGCAAAAGCACTTGCCAAGGCTGTG GGCTTTACCGAGATAAAGAAAAGATCACTTTTGACTTCCATGGAGAATTACGTTACACTGCTTCTTGAGATTGGAAAACCTATGTTCACGCCGTC CTTTGTTTTCGGAATCCTAAGGAGATTCTTGCCCGAGGAGCAGGTTGAGGCTGTGCAGGGTTTGACTCTCACTGCAGATGGAAATGGTGCAGTGTTTGATGTACCAGCCAAGGATTTAGACATTTATCTTGctg GTCAGCAGAAAGCTGGTAATGTAAGCCTAGAGGTGTTGAAAACATTACCACGTTTGCAAGAAAGAGAGCAATCAAGAGGGGGCAGATTTGGTGGCGGTCGAGGGTTTAATGATAGAAATGGTGGGAACAGGTTTGGAAGAGGTGGTGGCAGGAATGGTAGATTCGGCCAGAACGATAGGTTTTCGAATGGGAGAGGTAATTTCAACAAAGGTGGAAAGAGATGGTAA
- the LOC130981970 gene encoding embryo-specific protein ATS3B-like, whose translation MNMKEVVVVPHLVLFLFFAFGLALSVSESKTIPHAADDSFSVGYIQMRSAKNCSYLVTINTSCSSPKFTTDQISIVFGDAHGNQVFAPRLDGYPISETFGQCASDTFHREGPCTQNICFAYLRRCGSNFKGWMPQTVQIYSQHLEHHVTFNFNTFIPNDTWYGYNFCQTPPPPPPVPPHEDSPPPPPSPPPHPPHHDEPPPPPPHYHSPPPPSPSPPPPSHPPPPPPSPSPSPPPPSPPPPPPSLPPPPPPPPPAPSSSNHLCNQNWIIYLVVGLVLSIIWM comes from the exons ATGAATATGAAAGAAGTTGTTGTTGTTCCTCATCTTGTTCTGTTTCTCTTCTTTGCCTTTGGATTGGCACTTTCAGTCTCTGAGTCCAAAACTATTCCTCATGCTGCTGATGATTCTTTCAGTGTTGGCTATATTCAG aTGAGGAGTGCAAAGAATTGTTCTTACTTGGTAACAATAAATACAAGTTGTTCTTCACCAAAGTTTACTACAGATCAGATTAGTATTGTCTTTGGAGATGCTCATGGCAACcag GTATTTGCACCAAGATTGGATGGTTATCCAATATCAGAGACATTTGGACAATGTGCCTCAGACACATTCCATAGAGAGGGTCCATGCACACAAAACATATGTTTTGCATACCTAAGAAGATGTGGTTCCAATTTTAAGGGTTGGATGCCTCAAACTGTCCAAATCTATTCCCAACACTTAGAACATCATGTTACTTTCAATTTCAACACTTTCATTCCCAATGACACTTGGTATGGTTATAATTTCTGCCAAACGCCGCCTCCGCCACCTCCTGTTCCTCCTCATGAAGATTCTCCTCCACCACCACCGTCGCCGCCACCACATCCTCCTCATCATGATGAACCTCCTCCTCCACCTCCACATTATCATTCTCCCCCgccaccatcaccatcacctCCACCTCCTTCTCAtcctcctccaccaccaccatcaccatcaccatcacctCCTCCCCCATCTCCTCCCCCTCCACCACCATCACtgcctcctcctcctcctcctcctcctcctgcACCGTCTTCTTCAAACCATTTGTGCAATCAAAATTGGATTATATACTTGGTTGTAGGACTTGTTCTTAGTATAATTTGGATGTAG
- the LOC130981971 gene encoding embryo-specific protein ATS3B-like: MNIKEIVFPLLVFFFAYSGLALSVSEPKNVPLLPHAADDSFSVGYIQMKSAENCSYLVAISTSCSSPKITTDEISIVFGDAQGNQVYAERLGDRISKTFEQCSSDTFQIDGECTSEICFAYLRRSGSKTNGWKPESVKIYTYNTDPVTFNFNTSIPNDKWYGYNFCQVPPPPSPPHPPSPPTPSSSHPLYTLNCLIYAVLGLVLTQIWM, from the exons ATGAATATCAAAGAGAttgtttttcctcttcttgtgtttttctttgCCTATTCTGGATTGGCCCTTTCAGTCTCAGAGCCCAAAAATGTTCCTCTGCTTCCTCATGCTGCTGATGATTCCTTCAGTGTTGGCTATATCCAA ATGAAGAGTGCAGAGAACTGTTCTTACTTGGTGGCCATAAGTACAAGCTGTTCTTCACCTAAGATTACAACTGATGAAATCAGTATTGTTTTTGGTGATGCACAAGGCAACCAG GTATATGCAGAAAGACTGGGTGATAGAATTTCAAAGACATTTGAGCAGTGCTCCTCAGACACATTCCAGATAGATGGTGAATGCACTTCTGAGATATGCTTTGCATACCTTCGTAGATCTGGTTCCAAAACCAATGGATGGAAGCCTGAGAGTGTTAAAATCTACACCTACAACACTGACCCTGTTACTTTCAATTTCAACACCTCCATCCCCAATGACAAATGGTACGGCTACAATTTCTGCCAGGTTCCACCGCCGCCATCGCCACCTcatcctccttctcctcctacTCCTTCCTCTTCACACCCTCTATACACCCTCAACTGCCTCATCTATGCTGTTCTAGGACTTGTTCTTACTCAAATTTGGATGTAA